Proteins encoded by one window of Cylindrospermum stagnale PCC 7417:
- a CDS encoding translocation/assembly module TamB domain-containing protein, translating to MTNSKDPHSPSPTRQRLWLMILTRGGITLGALLLVGIIGGIWRLWTFVQKELAPLAETSLTTTLNRPVKLGGVTDFSLTGVKFAASSIPATPTDPDKATIEAAEVGFDPVKLIFNRQLKLDVTLVNPDVYIEQDKQGSWITTTIAPPGKGGPIKTDLDKLRFRNGKLLLLPQRRVGRGQGAGFGRQGRQAAQAGQAAQAGQAAQAGQAGQAVQAVQAGQAGQAGQAGQAGQAGQAGQAGNSLFPLAPNPQSPNIRPSVAFSQLNGTAQLLNQNKLIRLDLVGIANSGGNVAIQGDMRPSKVLDGNLKVQAQGLLAADITRLIKLPFILRAGRVNGDLQVQLIPNQETLLDGSAALQGVTLRVPSVPQALSNTQGNISFRGLEVRLDRVATNYGKIPVVATGIIDRKAGFKLAGRVNGVSVANAAESLKVKLPVPASGEVKVDLQILGALAQPVLSGTVTTLKTAKIDRVDFQKFSSKFEFAPSAFLITLNDIQGTPTLGGDVRGAGTIRLGTVPRLDFNFTAKNLPGDAIAKVYDITSSLRVGTVSATAQLTGPTSNVQTLVKWQAPGATYAASGETIIAADRTVSFRNVAVNVAGGVVQAYGRYVDQRWQAVAQASGIPLTPFVDQKQLQNVSLAGSQFNGRLILSGTTAPFKLETIRTDGAGVQIGGGTVAISNIQLKDQNFAAQLVANGVRLGRIFKQSPPALSGPLAGTFQILGNTENFSLKTLYGNGQGRLAIDGGVVTASNIQLADGRYQAQIQANNVPLQRLVAVPPQLRGGLAGQFNVAGSVDSFNPQTIQATGQAQLKVAGGTVTASNIQLAEGRYQALVNSSGVQLNRLNQQLQGQLGGKLQLAGLVGSAKLADLRAAGNLQLSQGILGLQSPVNAALAWNGQKLTLEQVTSTNLNASGYILANAQKPGIPEFTQLNLSIQAQNYDLQQLPVKLPSALGVVGKVDFNGLVAGKLPTLNVTGKLGLRDFAVKNFAFEPLLTGNVTLVQGSGLNLDLAGKKDRIAVNLDAKNRPQSFLVQWQEALATGQTQGDNLAVKVANFPLKVLNLTLPVKTALGNTAVAGLLTGDLLLNQQTLAAKGNVAIAKPEIGRIKGDRFSTQFSYNKGKATLTNSEFAKGDSRYTFGGNISQTAQGPQLQGKINIAQGNIQDILSAAQIFEIQDLQRGLAAPNYGTSADLTTNPQGLPNQPLLSQIQRLYEIDALLAEQEQKRLASKPIPDLTDFKGIFNGEISVDTATANGLEVLFNLNGQNFSLGKETEPNRFYRADKVIAEGGFSKGVLRLQPLRIEAENRLVAFTGNIGGKEQSGQLRVNNFPIQALSNFVKLPVGISGNLNATAALAGSIANPQTKGELQITEGTINQNKVESATASFSYANGRLNFGSTLLAAGPEPVNVSGSIPYKLPFADVEPDNDQISLDVKVQNEGLAVLNLLTNQVVFEKGEGEVDIKVRGTRQQPLVNGIATVNNATFSAQALPGKLRRVTGKVQFDFDRVLVESLQGRFSRGKVEVAGAIPIFNNDDRKINNPLTVNLEQLTMNLKGLYQGGASGNLQITGSVLNPIIGGKVDLFDGQVLLSESSSSTQPANSNLASSPTTANNPNKTDAGSGITKLNNLEITLGKKVKISRPPIINFQAVGNLIVNGSLSDPIPEGTIKLTQGGVNLFTTQFNLVRGYEQTATFRANQPRDPILDVRLIAKVLDVIQSSDISISRQGSTGLAALEGVRVEASVKGPASKINDNLELKSSPARSQTEIVALLGGGFVDTQGRGDSTLGLINIAGTAVFNNFQGTFNQIGGALGLSELRLFPTIISENPEAGKNNSSLELALEAGVDISPKISVSSIKILTASDPFQWGINYRINDEVRLRASTNLNNDSRAVVEFERRF from the coding sequence ATGACTAACTCTAAAGATCCTCATTCCCCTTCCCCTACTCGCCAACGTCTATGGTTGATGATATTGACTCGCGGTGGCATTACCTTGGGAGCACTACTGCTAGTGGGAATTATCGGCGGTATTTGGCGATTGTGGACTTTTGTGCAAAAAGAGTTAGCGCCATTAGCAGAAACAAGTCTTACCACTACACTCAACCGTCCTGTAAAACTAGGCGGAGTCACAGATTTCTCGTTGACGGGAGTAAAGTTTGCAGCTTCATCTATTCCAGCAACACCCACAGATCCAGACAAAGCGACAATCGAGGCAGCGGAGGTGGGGTTTGACCCAGTTAAGTTAATTTTTAACCGCCAACTCAAGCTGGATGTTACCTTAGTCAACCCAGATGTTTATATCGAACAGGATAAGCAAGGTAGCTGGATTACCACTACCATAGCGCCACCTGGGAAAGGTGGGCCAATTAAAACCGATTTGGATAAACTGCGGTTTCGCAATGGCAAATTGCTGCTGTTACCCCAGAGGAGAGTCGGAAGGGGGCAAGGTGCTGGATTTGGAAGACAAGGAAGACAAGCAGCACAAGCAGGACAAGCAGCACAAGCAGGACAAGCAGCACAAGCAGGACAAGCAGGACAAGCAGTACAAGCAGTACAAGCAGGACAAGCAGGACAAGCAGGACAAGCAGGACAAGCAGGACAAGCAGGACAAGCAGGACAAGCAGGAAATTCTCTCTTTCCTTTGGCTCCCAATCCCCAATCCCCCAATATCCGACCCTCTGTAGCATTTTCTCAACTTAATGGCACAGCCCAATTGCTGAATCAAAACAAGTTGATTAGGTTGGATTTAGTCGGAATCGCCAACAGCGGCGGCAATGTTGCCATTCAGGGTGATATGCGCCCTAGTAAGGTTCTAGATGGCAACTTAAAGGTGCAAGCACAAGGCTTGCTAGCGGCAGATATTACCCGACTGATTAAGTTACCGTTTATTTTGCGGGCAGGTCGAGTTAACGGTGACTTACAAGTCCAACTGATACCAAATCAGGAGACTTTATTAGATGGCAGTGCAGCTTTGCAAGGGGTGACGCTGCGAGTGCCCAGCGTACCCCAAGCGTTGAGCAATACCCAAGGAAATATCAGCTTTCGGGGGCTGGAAGTGCGGCTGGACAGGGTGGCTACCAATTATGGCAAAATTCCTGTAGTAGCTACGGGCATCATTGACCGAAAAGCGGGCTTTAAGTTGGCAGGGCGGGTAAATGGGGTGAGTGTGGCTAATGCGGCAGAATCGCTCAAGGTGAAACTGCCTGTACCTGCTAGTGGTGAAGTTAAAGTAGACTTGCAGATTTTGGGGGCACTTGCACAGCCAGTTCTCTCAGGTACTGTGACTACGCTGAAAACTGCCAAGATTGACAGAGTTGATTTTCAGAAATTCAGTAGTAAGTTTGAGTTTGCGCCTAGTGCCTTTCTCATTACTTTGAATGATATTCAAGGGACACCCACATTAGGCGGTGATGTCAGGGGTGCTGGGACTATCAGACTGGGTACAGTACCCCGATTAGATTTTAATTTCACAGCGAAGAATTTGCCAGGGGATGCGATCGCTAAAGTTTATGACATTACATCCTCTCTTCGAGTGGGCACAGTCTCCGCCACAGCCCAACTAACTGGACCGACTAGCAATGTCCAAACTTTAGTAAAATGGCAGGCACCAGGAGCAACCTACGCCGCCAGTGGTGAAACCATCATCGCCGCAGACCGTACCGTTTCCTTCCGCAATGTGGCTGTCAATGTTGCTGGTGGTGTAGTGCAGGCTTATGGACGTTATGTTGATCAACGCTGGCAAGCCGTCGCCCAAGCCTCTGGTATACCCCTAACACCCTTTGTAGATCAAAAACAACTGCAAAATGTCTCTTTGGCCGGGTCACAATTTAACGGTCGGTTGATTCTATCGGGAACTACAGCACCCTTTAAACTGGAGACAATTCGCACTGATGGGGCAGGAGTTCAAATTGGTGGCGGGACAGTTGCCATTTCTAATATCCAGCTAAAAGATCAAAACTTTGCCGCCCAATTGGTAGCCAATGGTGTGCGGCTAGGACGAATATTCAAACAGTCTCCCCCAGCATTAAGTGGCCCTTTGGCGGGGACATTTCAAATTTTAGGCAACACAGAGAATTTCAGCCTCAAAACCTTATATGGCAATGGACAAGGACGTTTAGCTATTGATGGTGGTGTGGTTACCGCCTCTAATATTCAACTGGCTGATGGTCGCTATCAAGCGCAAATCCAAGCCAATAACGTGCCTTTGCAGCGGTTGGTGGCAGTACCACCGCAGTTGCGGGGAGGGCTTGCTGGTCAGTTTAATGTAGCAGGGTCTGTTGATTCCTTCAATCCGCAAACTATCCAAGCTACGGGTCAGGCACAGTTGAAGGTTGCTGGGGGAACGGTTACAGCTTCTAATATCCAACTGGCTGAGGGTCGTTACCAGGCATTAGTTAATAGTTCTGGTGTGCAATTAAATCGGTTAAATCAGCAGTTGCAAGGTCAGTTGGGCGGTAAGCTGCAACTGGCTGGTTTGGTGGGGTCCGCTAAATTAGCTGATCTGCGTGCGGCTGGGAATTTGCAGTTAAGCCAAGGTATCCTTGGTCTTCAGTCACCAGTAAATGCGGCATTAGCTTGGAATGGTCAAAAGCTCACCCTAGAACAAGTTACTAGCACCAATTTAAATGCCAGCGGTTATATATTAGCCAATGCTCAAAAACCAGGCATACCGGAATTTACTCAGTTAAATCTCAGCATCCAAGCACAGAATTACGATTTGCAACAGTTACCAGTTAAGCTTCCCAGTGCTTTGGGTGTGGTGGGGAAAGTTGATTTTAATGGGCTAGTGGCAGGCAAATTACCGACGCTAAATGTTACGGGTAAACTTGGTTTACGCGACTTTGCCGTGAAAAACTTTGCATTTGAGCCACTGTTAACTGGTAATGTGACCTTGGTGCAGGGCAGTGGCTTAAATTTGGATTTGGCAGGAAAGAAAGACCGAATTGCCGTAAATCTAGACGCCAAAAATCGCCCCCAATCTTTTTTGGTACAGTGGCAGGAAGCCTTAGCCACAGGTCAAACTCAAGGGGATAACTTGGCAGTTAAAGTCGCAAATTTCCCCTTAAAGGTTTTAAATTTAACCTTGCCTGTGAAAACTGCCTTGGGTAATACTGCGGTGGCAGGCTTGTTAACTGGAGATTTGCTCCTTAATCAGCAGACATTAGCAGCCAAGGGAAATGTAGCGATCGCCAAACCAGAAATAGGTCGCATCAAAGGCGATCGCTTCAGCACACAGTTCAGCTACAACAAGGGCAAAGCCACCCTCACAAATAGCGAATTTGCCAAAGGCGATAGTCGCTATACCTTCGGTGGTAACATCAGCCAAACCGCCCAAGGTCCACAACTCCAAGGAAAAATTAATATCGCCCAAGGAAATATTCAAGATATCCTCTCAGCAGCACAGATATTTGAAATCCAAGACCTACAACGTGGTTTAGCAGCACCAAATTACGGCACATCAGCGGATCTGACCACCAATCCGCAAGGGTTGCCCAATCAGCCCTTACTTAGCCAAATCCAGCGTCTTTATGAAATTGATGCCCTGCTAGCAGAACAAGAACAAAAGCGGCTAGCATCCAAGCCAATCCCAGATTTGACAGATTTCAAGGGAATTTTCAATGGCGAAATTTCTGTAGATACTGCCACAGCCAACGGACTTGAAGTGCTGTTTAATTTAAACGGTCAAAACTTTAGCCTAGGTAAAGAAACAGAACCAAATCGCTTTTATCGTGCTGACAAAGTCATAGCCGAAGGTGGCTTTTCTAAGGGTGTATTGCGATTGCAACCTTTACGAATTGAAGCCGAAAATCGGCTGGTTGCTTTCACAGGTAACATTGGCGGCAAAGAACAATCTGGTCAGTTGCGAGTTAATAATTTCCCAATCCAAGCATTAAGTAACTTTGTCAAGCTCCCAGTAGGAATTTCCGGGAATCTCAACGCCACAGCCGCTTTAGCTGGTAGTATTGCCAATCCCCAAACCAAAGGAGAATTGCAAATCACAGAGGGAACGATCAATCAGAATAAAGTAGAGTCAGCTACAGCCAGTTTCAGTTATGCCAATGGACGTTTGAACTTTGGCAGTACCCTCTTAGCTGCTGGCCCAGAACCTGTGAACGTTAGTGGCAGCATCCCCTATAAATTACCTTTTGCCGACGTAGAACCAGACAACGATCAAATTAGTCTGGATGTGAAGGTACAAAATGAGGGATTAGCAGTCTTAAACCTGTTAACTAACCAAGTAGTGTTTGAGAAGGGTGAAGGCGAAGTAGACATCAAGGTGCGGGGGACTAGACAACAACCCTTAGTCAATGGCATTGCTACTGTCAATAATGCCACATTTTCAGCCCAGGCTTTGCCAGGCAAATTGAGACGTGTTACAGGCAAGGTGCAGTTTGATTTTGACCGCGTCTTAGTAGAAAGTCTTCAGGGTAGATTTAGCCGAGGTAAGGTAGAGGTGGCTGGGGCAATTCCCATCTTCAACAACGATGATCGGAAAATAAACAATCCTCTCACCGTTAACCTCGAGCAGTTAACCATGAATCTCAAGGGATTGTACCAAGGTGGTGCTAGCGGTAATTTGCAAATTACTGGTTCCGTCCTCAACCCAATAATTGGTGGTAAGGTCGATTTGTTTGATGGTCAAGTGCTGTTATCAGAATCTAGCAGTTCCACTCAACCTGCTAATAGCAATCTCGCTTCATCACCCACAACAGCCAATAACCCAAACAAAACAGATGCCGGCAGTGGGATCACAAAATTGAATAATCTAGAAATAACCCTAGGCAAAAAAGTCAAAATTTCCCGACCCCCGATTATCAATTTCCAAGCAGTCGGTAACCTCATCGTTAATGGCTCCTTGAGCGATCCCATACCCGAAGGAACTATCAAATTAACCCAAGGTGGAGTTAATTTATTTACAACCCAATTTAACCTAGTTCGTGGCTATGAACAGACCGCAACCTTTAGAGCCAATCAACCCCGCGACCCCATCTTAGATGTGCGGCTAATTGCCAAGGTATTAGATGTAATTCAGAGTAGTGACATCAGCATCAGTAGACAAGGTTCTACAGGGTTAGCAGCTTTAGAAGGTGTGCGAGTCGAAGCTAGTGTTAAAGGCCCCGCTAGCAAAATCAACGATAATCTAGAACTGAAAAGCAGTCCAGCACGCAGTCAAACAGAAATCGTTGCATTATTGGGGGGTGGTTTTGTGGATACCCAGGGACGTGGGGACAGTACTTTGGGTCTAATTAATATCGCTGGTACGGCTGTGTTCAACAACTTTCAGGGAACTTTTAACCAGATTGGTGGTGCTTTGGGTTTAAGTGAACTACGTCTATTTCCTACGATCATTTCTGAAAATCCCGAAGCGGGAAAAAACAATTCCAGTTTAGAGTTAGCGTTAGAGGCTGGGGTAGATATTTCTCCCAAGATTTCCGTTTCTAGCATCAAAATTTTAACAGCCAGCGATCCCTTCCAATGGGGTATCAATTACCGGATAAACGACGAAGTTCGTCTGCGTGCTTCCACAAATTTAAATAATGACAGTCGCGCTGTAGTGGAGTTTGAAAGACGGTTTTAA
- a CDS encoding DUF3110 domain-containing protein yields MITPMRVFVLIFNAGTDNEGIHTIRVGEQNKILMFESEDDATRYSLLLEAQDFASPTVEAMDAEEIKEFCEDAGYEWEIVPEGGNLVVPPVINLEETDWQPEDENEDTRRPNSIAPAEPELSNSELDSIRRKLEGLL; encoded by the coding sequence ATGATTACACCCATGCGTGTTTTTGTGTTAATTTTCAATGCTGGTACTGATAATGAGGGGATTCACACGATTCGAGTAGGCGAGCAAAATAAAATTCTGATGTTCGAGTCAGAAGACGACGCCACACGCTATTCCCTGTTGCTGGAAGCTCAGGATTTCGCATCACCGACAGTAGAGGCGATGGATGCTGAGGAAATCAAGGAATTTTGCGAAGATGCCGGCTATGAATGGGAAATTGTGCCAGAAGGCGGCAATTTAGTCGTTCCCCCAGTAATTAACCTTGAGGAAACCGACTGGCAGCCAGAAGACGAAAATGAGGATACTAGACGCCCCAACTCAATAGCCCCAGCCGAGCCAGAATTATCTAATTCTGAGCTAGACAGCATTCGTCGTAAACTTGAAGGGTTATTGTAA
- the murQ gene encoding N-acetylmuramic acid 6-phosphate etherase produces the protein MTNLQERGHLLTEQVNPHSLNLDQISSLELVELFNAEDQKAVAAVAAAKIKLAEAIDRTADQLHHGGRLFYIGAGTSGRLGVLDAAECPPTFCTPPELVQGIIAGGAGALVRSSEDLEDSAEDGAAAIAQRHITQLDVVVGITAGGTTPYVHGALNAARQRGALTIFIACVPAEQVSCDADVDIRLLTGPEILAGSTRLKAGTVTKLALNILSTGVMVKLGKVYGNRMVDVAVTNQKLRDRALRILQDLTGLSREAASLLLERSGKWVKLALLIHWTGLEKEAGQQLLSAHQSNLRAAVASYNNDQQS, from the coding sequence ATGACAAACTTGCAGGAACGCGGACATCTCCTCACGGAGCAAGTAAATCCTCATAGTCTTAACTTAGACCAGATCAGTTCTCTGGAATTGGTAGAACTATTTAATGCCGAAGACCAAAAGGCAGTAGCGGCGGTGGCGGCGGCAAAAATTAAGTTAGCTGAAGCGATTGATCGCACCGCAGACCAGTTGCACCACGGAGGACGCCTATTTTATATCGGTGCGGGGACGAGTGGTCGATTAGGGGTGTTAGACGCTGCTGAGTGTCCACCTACTTTTTGTACGCCCCCAGAGTTGGTACAGGGGATTATTGCGGGTGGTGCCGGCGCACTGGTACGCAGTTCTGAGGATTTAGAAGACAGCGCCGAAGATGGAGCAGCTGCGATCGCCCAACGACATATTACTCAATTGGATGTAGTAGTGGGTATTACCGCAGGTGGCACAACGCCTTATGTCCACGGCGCCCTCAATGCAGCTCGTCAGCGGGGTGCTCTGACTATTTTTATCGCCTGTGTTCCTGCTGAACAAGTTAGCTGTGATGCTGATGTTGACATTCGTCTGTTGACTGGCCCTGAGATTCTCGCTGGTTCAACTCGCTTAAAAGCTGGTACTGTCACCAAGCTAGCTTTAAATATCCTGTCTACTGGGGTAATGGTCAAGTTGGGCAAAGTTTATGGCAATCGTATGGTAGATGTCGCGGTAACAAATCAAAAATTACGCGATCGCGCTTTGCGAATTTTACAAGACCTCACTGGTTTAAGTCGAGAAGCTGCCAGTCTATTGCTAGAACGTAGTGGCAAATGGGTGAAGTTAGCACTCTTAATCCACTGGACTGGTTTGGAAAAAGAAGCAGGCCAACAACTGCTATCCGCACACCAAAGCAATCTCCGGGCAGCTGTTGCCAGTTACAACAACGACCAACAATCCTGA
- a CDS encoding response regulator gives MTHPELTESNNLLNEFKTCTQLQYNGNLNIKSSKGYEWTFYYRLGRIVWATGGTHPFRRWRRQMSRNCPQFDLDKMRFRSEDLAIDYWDYHLLGILYKRQKIQREQINAIVEQTIAELLFDLAQKSNFASITCQRNPVAILETPMSFTSADLSMKLMLDSWKIWSESGLASFSPDLAPVLRRPEQLQQLVSPAVYKNFVTHIDGKYTLRDLAVRMKQNVLPVARSLLPYILKGIIELVEVPDLPLAMTEVDHNSTTAQPIKPIAPLVACVDDSPLVCKMLEEILTANGLRFMKIQDAVQALPTLIQDKPDLIFLDLVMPVASGYEICTQLRRISAFANTPVIILTGSDGLLDRVRAKVVGSTDFLTKPVVADRVMGIVRKYLPMPIQAPSRVASTANLEPCK, from the coding sequence ATGACCCACCCGGAACTGACAGAATCTAATAATTTACTAAATGAGTTTAAAACCTGTACTCAACTCCAATACAATGGCAATTTAAATATTAAGAGTTCCAAGGGATACGAATGGACTTTTTACTATCGGCTCGGCAGGATAGTTTGGGCTACAGGAGGAACTCATCCCTTCCGGCGTTGGCGGAGACAGATGTCTCGAAATTGCCCCCAGTTTGATTTAGATAAAATGCGGTTTCGCTCTGAAGATTTAGCAATCGATTACTGGGATTATCACCTCCTGGGAATTTTATATAAGCGGCAGAAAATTCAGCGCGAACAAATTAACGCTATTGTCGAACAAACCATCGCCGAACTGTTATTTGATCTAGCTCAGAAATCGAATTTTGCATCTATCACTTGCCAGCGTAACCCAGTAGCGATACTAGAAACACCAATGAGTTTCACAAGCGCAGACTTGTCTATGAAACTCATGCTGGACTCATGGAAAATTTGGTCAGAATCTGGTCTAGCCAGTTTTTCTCCTGACTTAGCACCAGTTTTGCGGAGACCAGAACAACTCCAGCAGTTGGTAAGTCCAGCTGTATACAAAAACTTTGTGACTCACATCGATGGCAAATACACTCTGCGGGATTTAGCCGTGAGAATGAAGCAGAATGTATTGCCAGTTGCTCGTTCATTACTTCCTTATATCCTCAAAGGCATCATTGAACTGGTAGAAGTACCTGACTTGCCCTTAGCCATGACTGAAGTTGATCACAACTCTACCACCGCACAACCAATTAAGCCAATCGCTCCCTTGGTAGCCTGTGTAGATGATAGCCCTCTAGTCTGTAAAATGTTAGAGGAGATTCTCACTGCTAATGGACTGAGGTTTATGAAGATTCAAGATGCAGTGCAAGCTCTACCAACCCTGATTCAGGATAAACCAGACCTGATTTTCTTGGATTTGGTCATGCCGGTTGCCAGTGGTTACGAAATCTGTACTCAGTTGCGACGAATTTCTGCTTTTGCCAATACACCAGTGATTATTTTAACCGGCAGTGATGGTCTTTTAGATAGAGTTCGCGCCAAGGTAGTCGGTTCTACAGATTTTCTCACTAAACCAGTGGTAGCTGATCGGGTCATGGGTATAGTGCGTAAGTATTTGCCTATGCCTATTCAGGCTCCCTCAAGAGTTGCCAGCACAGCTAATTTAGAGCCTTGCAAATAG
- a CDS encoding response regulator transcription factor, which produces MNTVLVVEDGLTDMEILKRYLQQAGYSVIGATSSEEAQDKIDIAKPDVIFLDVLLPGKSGFEICRELKNNPNTSKIPVVFCSTKNSEVDKIWGNMLGAEAYLSKPIDQAELEVTLKRLLN; this is translated from the coding sequence ATGAATACTGTTTTAGTTGTTGAAGATGGCTTGACTGATATGGAAATTCTCAAACGCTACTTGCAACAGGCAGGTTATTCTGTGATTGGTGCCACAAGTAGTGAAGAAGCACAAGATAAAATAGATATTGCCAAGCCAGATGTAATATTTCTTGACGTACTTTTACCGGGTAAAAGCGGCTTTGAAATTTGCCGAGAACTGAAAAATAACCCGAATACTAGCAAAATACCTGTAGTTTTCTGTTCTACAAAAAATAGTGAAGTAGATAAGATATGGGGAAATATGTTGGGCGCTGAAGCTTATCTATCAAAACCGATTGATCAGGCAGAATTAGAAGTTACTCTCAAGCGGTTGCTCAACTAA
- a CDS encoding chemotaxis protein CheW, producing the protein MDTKEKFLSFNLGVRDTAVISLQHITEILQVSLTEICGVPQMPNCVLGIYGWRGEMLWLVDLEEMLGYPPLLQGSNFLSRMMAIVLESEGKYLGLLVRQLMDIEWLDTQQMKLPSTELFYPAMTPFLQGYFINISEEMIFSLDALAIIQSPLWVTHS; encoded by the coding sequence TTGGATACCAAAGAAAAATTTTTAAGCTTTAATTTAGGAGTCAGAGACACAGCGGTAATCTCGCTACAGCACATCACAGAAATTTTACAAGTATCATTGACAGAAATTTGTGGCGTTCCTCAAATGCCTAATTGTGTATTAGGTATCTATGGCTGGCGGGGTGAAATGCTTTGGTTGGTTGATTTAGAGGAGATGCTAGGTTATCCACCACTTTTACAAGGTTCAAATTTCCTCTCAAGAATGATGGCAATTGTGCTAGAAAGTGAGGGTAAATATTTAGGTCTTTTGGTACGGCAGTTGATGGATATTGAGTGGCTGGATACCCAACAGATGAAACTACCATCTACGGAATTATTTTACCCAGCAATGACACCTTTTTTGCAAGGGTATTTTATTAATATTTCTGAGGAGATGATTTTTAGTTTGGATGCCTTAGCAATTATCCAATCACCCCTCTGGGTAACTCATAGTTGA